TTTTCCTTGGTTTTGTAATACCCATGTATGGAGGTAAGAGTAATTCGATATGGAAGTGCGAACACATTTATTGTATAAAACTGAATGGAGTATATggtaattttgaattattgtaggATGGTTCGGTAAACCTTTCTTGAAGAGTTATGCATACTATTTCGTACATTTAAGATATGAAATGGGTtctttgatgatttgagaaatgtttaATGAAAAAGACATTTCGAAATGTTATTGATTAGTGACATGGATTCTGAATTCATTTTAGGGagaaattgatttgtgaaaagTTATATTTTGGCTTGAGAAGCCAATTGTGAAATTACTTGGTAAAGGACTAAAGTATTACACGATAACATATCTTTGTGAGAACCACCTTTAAGACTTTGTAGTTAAGGGTTAAGTACTCCATCATGACTTAAGTTGCATGGGAGCTAGCCTTGTACTATTGATATACATTAGTTAAGGATTAAGTATTACACGATAACGTAATTTCGTGGCTCTCACCTTTGGAGCCATGTATTATTGATATGAGTCAGTTAAGGATTAAGTGTTACATGATAACATAATTTCATAGGAGTCGCCTCCAGATCCTTGtattaataatatatacatCACGGACTAAGTGTTACACGATGACACGATCTCGTAAGAGCCACCTCTACAGCCTTAAGATGCGATGTGGTATGAGTTTGGAAAATGGAATGAAGCATTGACATGAGACATGATGAGTTTGATCATTGAACTAAACTAGCAATACTTGTTTTGATATTATGGATGAATGGGAAATTTTGCTATTAATGTAGTAAggttgaaaaaaatatataactCATTTTATTCTTGTaagttattatattttggtttagCATAAATGAGTCATGCATTTGAGGTGTAAATATGTAAGGTGGGAGGTTGATAAGCTTAGAAGATTTATAGGCAAAAGAAcactttaagtgccaaaacttacgaaagtgGCACTGCCACTTTTTAAGATAaatgagacatttgagtgccaCATCCGACGAACCCCGTGGAAATCctatgtgagattttttttattaattttcttgctTACATGGCTCGCCTATAAGTTGACTCagcaaaacacacacaaaaacgacgtcgttttggtataatttgaattttaatataaaaataatttaatttaatttaaaacaaaataatatatatttaaaaaaaaaaaaacaaaaacaaaaggtggaggaggaaaagaaggtAGCCGGCGAttgagggctcagcccttgcCGCTACCGAGCCTTGGGcaagggtcggcgaccccggccgaccgatggcgagggccgcgaccctccccAGACCGAGCCACGGGCTGCACCCTCACCGGATTTGGGTAGGGTTGCGAGCCCTCGtcccagatttgggcgagggtcgcgaccctcacTCGATCCGGCCAAGGGCTGCTACTAGATTTGGGCTAGGGCTTGCGGGCCCTCgccaaccctcccccctccATCGCCAATCCTTCCCGACGGCGGTGGCGAGGCTCATCCTCGGCCgcctccctccttttttttaaaaaaatgttttaaataaatttagttttaaatttaatttaattatttttatattaatttttaccacTTCAGCACTAAAATGACTCGTTTTTGCATTGTTTAGCAACGTTAGCATGTAAAACGACaccattttgcatttattttgccAGAAAATTGTtacgttagcattttggccgaattggcatttaagtaatctattttttttttctcaattttggcacttaagtatcgcTTTAGGTTGTTCGGTTAACAACGATAGTGCGAGAGTGCTAACAATGGAGCCTCTTGGAGGTGGAATTTTGGGTATAGTTTGAGGCTACATTCTTCATATGAAAGAACGGCTGTATCATACCAATTCCTACCAGGATTCGGGGTATGACAACTTCAAACTCTACATTTAACCACTGATCACGGCCTCTGTGATGTGCACCTTTTTCGATATTGCTCAAGGTGCTCTCACTGCCTTCCATCCTTTTTAATTCATCTATCCTTTCTTGCATTTCGATTCCACCCACGTCGCATCACTCCACTTTCGCAGGTTTTAATGGAACACTcatatttatcaatttttttataaaatgagaGAAATGGGGGCCTTTGTGTGGCATTATCAGTTTAATGCTGGATTCTGAGTAGTACTAGTTACAATGTGGGTGGTGCATCATGTATCGGTGGCAGGTTCTTCCCATGAGGGACTTGGATTTGCATTCTGTAATCAGGACGGCTACGACCGCAACatggcttctcttccatgcatgCAATACGCGCCCGGTATTCCGATGCAAAGGTGGTCAATGGAAGAGCATCTGCCGGGCTTGCCTGGCCGGAAAACCAAGTCTGTCATATCTCACattgtaattattttgttaGTGCTGTAGTTGATTGACACTgttgtctcttgattttctcttcttgacGAGGGGCATGGTCCCAGGAGCCTCACATCCAGAATTCATTTCTTCACGTCTGTCTTACGAATTCGATCTGCTGCACTGCTTTTACAGTCGCACAAATACAAATCTCTCCGTCCCTTACCTTCCGCTTGCCAACGTCGCTGCCACTTCACCACCATGTTTGCTTCCGTCCAATCGACCCTTTGCATTGCCCATCGACAATGCTGTTGCCAATGTAAGTGCCGAAGCAAAGCCCAAAGCAGCCTTGAACATCAACTAAGCCCCTAATTCGATTTGGGTTCATACATTATGCGACCGGCTCTGAACTTCATGTTGAGCGTTGCTCCATACAATGGTGCCGAAGTCCGAGCTAGATGCGTGACGTGTGCCTTTCTTGGGCACGAAGGTCTCCATGTACCTCCTCTTGTACCATACATTAGCGAATGCTAACTTCGCGGCCTCACCATCACCTTCACAGCTGATGGCCCCATCACCGTCACCGCATAAACTGACTGTGCACCCCTGACATTTGTCAGTTCGCGCCTGTATCTCACGACCCTCTTGCTCCCAAACAAGACCAAGGACGGATAGTTGAGCTGGCTGCGGTCCGCAACTTTAGGCGAGCACATGACGCTGGGGTGCTTGGCCACAGCTCTAACTTGATCGATGGTGTAGTCCGATGAGCAGAGGAAGGTGACACATTTGTTGAGATATCGTAACCAGGCCAAGGGAGAGGGCTTTCTGGAAGTCGACCTATCCCGCACCGTGCGCCAATGGGATGGAATATGTGCCACCGGCAGCATCGAGGAGAGGGAACCGGCATTATCGGGTGTGTAGGTGGTGGTCATGAACGCGGACCTTCTTGCGCTTGGGCTCCATTTCAGGTGTGCAGCTTTGAGGAGAGCCGTGAAGCTGCTAATGCGTGGGGATGACATGGATGTGCCTGTAGTGATAGACCAACATGAGAAGCTTGGATCAGAGCAAGCACATCATTAACCACGAACACTTTTAAGTGGATGAGTAGGACTACTTCATCTGCATAATTCACTTCCTCACCACCCactccccacccccacccccccgGGCGGCGGTTTAATTAGCTTAAACGGCAATCTTGTAATCTTGTTTTACGCATAATTACGTTAGTGTCGCCCTCTGCCACTCCACCTCAGGACCTGGTTATATCTCATCAGATGAAGGACTCAAAACTAAGTCCACATCAAAGGCAATACATAATCGACTAACCAGCACAATGCTGGACCTAAATGAAAGCTACATACAGGACAAGAGTGAGGAATGTCACACGATTGAATGAAGGTCACTCTTTTTCCATTCTTTCATGCATATTTCCTCTTTGTTCAGGCCAGTACCTCACATCCCGGACAGAAGAATGTCATGGTCAATACCAAAAGCAGATCATTTGGGCGTAACAGAACTTTGATTTCTTAAAGTTGCATTATTACACTCTTAATTTTGATATCTTAAAGTCAAGGTCACTGATTCAAAGCGAGCATCTTGCACCATACCCTATGTTGCTATGTAATGGCCGATTCAAGTAAAATGGATCTGCATAGCATTTGATGGTATTCATATGACTATGATTTCCAagttattattcttttttgctACCGTCAATTTGAGGCATgtgttgttactgatcaaaacagtaaactAGAAACAGAAAAACTAGAAGCTATAGTTTttgaatgaggaagagaagcacagagaaaaCAGAGCACAAACTTGCGTACGTCAGTTTTCTTAAGAAACTGTCAAGTAAGTACAGCCACTaaacacaaaacaaaaactGCTCAAGTACATGAAACA
This genomic stretch from Eucalyptus grandis isolate ANBG69807.140 chromosome 3, ASM1654582v1, whole genome shotgun sequence harbors:
- the LOC108958105 gene encoding subtilisin-like protease SBT1.8 translates to MSSPRISSFTALLKAAHLKWSPSARRSAFMTTTYTPDNAGSLSSMLPVAHIPSHWRTVRDRSTSRKPSPLAWLRYLNKCVTFLCSSDYTIDQVRAVAKHPSVMCSPKVADRSQLNYPSLVLFGSKRVVRYRRELTNVRGAQSVYAVTVMGPSAVKVMVRPRS